A genomic region of Dactylococcopsis salina PCC 8305 contains the following coding sequences:
- the rpmB gene encoding 50S ribosomal protein L28, with protein sequence MSRHCQLTGKKANNAFSISHSHRRNKKLQNANLQTKRIWWEEGNRWVKLTVSTKAIKTLQKKGLQKMANEMGINLNKF encoded by the coding sequence ATGAGTCGTCATTGTCAACTTACTGGAAAAAAAGCGAATAATGCTTTTTCAATCTCCCACTCTCACCGTAGAAATAAAAAATTGCAGAATGCTAACTTACAAACGAAGCGCATTTGGTGGGAAGAAGGAAACCGTTGGGTAAAACTCACTGTCTCCACTAAAGCCATCAAAACCTTACAAAAAAAGGGTTTACAAAAAATGGCGAATGAAATGGGAATTAACCTTAATAAGTTTTAA
- a CDS encoding gamma carbonic anhydrase family protein, with protein MTGVWSSPDLSLAAFIAPNATVMGDVVLKTGANVWYSAVVRGDVERITIGAHSNVQDGAVLHGDPGEPTILEDYVTVGHRAVIHSAHIEAGCLIGIGAVVLNGVRVGAGSIIGAGCVVTKDVPARSLMMGIPAKMKREVSETEVQELIEHAKHYEQLALVHAGKTNDLAATIKAFKK; from the coding sequence ATGACAGGGGTTTGGTCGTCTCCAGATTTGTCTTTAGCCGCTTTTATTGCTCCCAATGCAACAGTGATGGGGGATGTTGTCCTGAAAACAGGGGCGAATGTTTGGTATAGTGCCGTTGTGCGAGGAGATGTGGAACGGATTACGATCGGCGCTCACAGCAATGTTCAAGATGGAGCAGTATTACATGGTGATCCAGGTGAACCGACAATTTTAGAAGATTATGTCACCGTTGGACATCGTGCTGTGATTCATTCGGCACACATCGAAGCAGGCTGTTTAATTGGAATTGGGGCTGTCGTCTTAAATGGGGTGCGAGTGGGTGCTGGTAGTATAATTGGCGCAGGTTGTGTGGTGACAAAAGATGTCCCCGCTCGATCGTTAATGATGGGGATTCCCGCTAAAATGAAACGAGAGGTTTCCGAGACAGAAGTCCAAGAGTTGATTGAACACGCGAAACATTACGAGCAGTTGGCGTTAGTTCACGCGGGAAAAACGAATGATTTAGCAGCAACGATCAAAGCCTTTAAAAAATGA
- a CDS encoding cytochrome c oxidase subunit II — translation MTTANKITIISIAIFVAIISLWYGQDNGLLPVAASPEAEAVDGIFRLMMTIATALFLLIEGVLIYSAIRFRQKPGDDSDGPPMEGNVSLEIVWTAIPTVIVLILSIYSFEVYNGMGGLNPAASRDFGPQQVAEKTDSNQGLQGLIASASNYLSLGLGESPSNQGKNLKSLAVDVNAIQYAFLFTYPDSGVVSGELHVPIGQPVKLNIEAGDVIHAFWVPQLRIKQDAVPGRESKISFTPERLGTYPIICAELCGPYHGAMKTQLIVESPEEYETWIKEQQVAQSQPLDDTVAIGSSDPLLAPYAEKIGVNDHTLEQLEAHIH, via the coding sequence GTGACTACTGCTAACAAAATTACAATTATTTCGATCGCGATCTTTGTCGCCATCATCAGTCTTTGGTACGGTCAAGATAACGGCTTACTTCCCGTCGCTGCTTCTCCTGAAGCCGAAGCAGTGGATGGAATTTTTCGCCTAATGATGACCATTGCCACAGCGTTATTTTTACTCATCGAAGGGGTATTAATTTATTCAGCGATTCGCTTTCGCCAAAAGCCAGGAGACGATAGTGATGGGCCGCCCATGGAAGGGAATGTTTCCCTCGAAATTGTGTGGACTGCTATTCCCACTGTTATTGTTTTGATTCTTTCCATTTACAGTTTTGAAGTCTATAACGGCATGGGAGGATTGAACCCAGCCGCGTCTAGGGATTTCGGTCCGCAACAAGTTGCAGAAAAAACCGATTCTAATCAAGGATTACAAGGCTTAATCGCATCAGCTTCCAACTATCTTTCTCTGGGTTTGGGAGAATCTCCCAGTAATCAGGGGAAAAATCTCAAATCCTTAGCAGTGGATGTGAATGCGATTCAATATGCCTTCTTATTTACTTATCCTGATAGCGGTGTGGTGTCTGGAGAATTGCACGTCCCGATCGGGCAACCTGTGAAATTAAACATCGAAGCAGGTGATGTCATTCATGCTTTCTGGGTCCCTCAATTGCGGATTAAACAAGATGCGGTTCCTGGTCGAGAAAGCAAAATCAGCTTTACCCCAGAACGTCTCGGCACTTATCCCATCATCTGTGCTGAGTTATGCGGTCCCTACCATGGGGCGATGAAAACTCAGTTAATTGTGGAAAGCCCAGAAGAGTACGAAACTTGGATTAAAGAACAACAAGTCGCCCAAAGTCAGCCGTTAGACGATACCGTTGCCATTGGAAGCAGTGATCCCTTATTAGCCCCCTACGCCGAAAAAATTGGGGTTAATGATCACACTTTAGAGCAACTAGAAGCACATATTCACTAA
- a CDS encoding DUF6887 family protein, whose protein sequence is MSQINYDAMSDAELKQYFLKHRGNQAAFQAYLDRINQRPRRIIATPDDRDFDEKVQVAIRQKLETGRRRNTQQANNDQFS, encoded by the coding sequence ATGAGTCAAATTAATTATGATGCTATGTCTGATGCTGAATTAAAGCAATACTTCCTCAAACATCGTGGAAATCAAGCTGCTTTTCAAGCCTATTTAGACAGAATTAATCAACGTCCACGTCGGATTATTGCTACTCCAGACGATCGCGATTTTGATGAAAAGGTACAAGTTGCAATTCGACAAAAGCTAGAAACAGGGAGAAGACGCAACACTCAGCAGGCTAACAATGATCAGTTTTCCTGA
- a CDS encoding ABC transporter ATP-binding protein yields the protein MKDGVVKVRNLKVEFFPEDQHLIAVKGIDFQIPQGKTLGLVGESGSGKSVTALALMGLIAPPGKITSGEIYFQASPDASPIDLLNLSEAERRQYRGGKIAMIFQEPMSSLNPVYNIGFQITEAIRQHQTVSPSEARRQAIARLQEVKLLPSDERLREDCLLENHRLSEAEVNHQINEQKRAFLERYPHQLSGGQLQRVMIAIAIACNPVLLIADEPTTALDVTVQKTILDLLRELCAARGMSMLFITHDLGVVAETADQVAVMYQGEIVETGDIRSIVTTPQHPYTKGLLACRPRLDQTLTYLPTVSDFLTAEGQVKVNHPTPQSTDSVTKVEPEEDSSVASAPLLTVQNLQVGFPLRGIFGQAKRYFMAVNGVSFTVYRGETLGLVGESGCGKSTLARTILRLISPRQGQIFFNGENITHWQGKQLRRLRRQMQIVFQNPYNSLNPRLTIGKTILEPLTIHKRYKTTRQRKERVVYLLERVGLSAKDINRYPHEFSGGQRQRICIARALALNPQFILCDESVSALDVSVQAQVLNLLKELQKEFGLTYIFISHDLSVVKFISDRVMVMNQGKIEEIDSAESIYQTPKTAYTRQLIDAIPTIEKQFSLR from the coding sequence ATGAAAGATGGGGTGGTTAAGGTTCGCAACTTAAAAGTTGAATTTTTCCCTGAAGATCAACACCTAATCGCAGTGAAAGGAATTGACTTTCAGATTCCACAAGGAAAAACTCTCGGCCTGGTGGGAGAATCAGGATCAGGAAAGTCTGTGACCGCATTGGCTTTAATGGGGTTAATTGCTCCACCAGGAAAAATTACCAGTGGTGAAATTTATTTTCAAGCCTCACCAGATGCTTCTCCCATTGATCTCCTCAATTTATCAGAAGCAGAGCGGCGACAATATCGCGGTGGGAAAATTGCGATGATTTTCCAAGAGCCAATGAGTTCTCTGAACCCAGTTTATAACATTGGTTTTCAAATTACAGAAGCAATCCGTCAACATCAAACAGTTTCCCCTAGCGAAGCAAGACGACAAGCCATTGCTCGTTTACAAGAGGTAAAACTCCTTCCATCAGATGAACGCTTACGAGAAGACTGTCTCTTAGAAAACCATCGTCTTTCGGAAGCAGAAGTCAATCATCAGATCAACGAACAAAAACGGGCTTTTCTGGAAAGATATCCTCATCAACTGTCTGGGGGACAATTGCAACGAGTAATGATTGCGATCGCAATTGCTTGTAATCCTGTGTTACTTATTGCGGATGAACCGACGACGGCGCTGGATGTTACAGTTCAAAAAACAATTTTAGACCTGTTACGAGAACTTTGTGCCGCGCGCGGAATGTCGATGCTGTTTATTACCCATGACTTAGGGGTAGTGGCGGAAACGGCGGATCAAGTGGCGGTCATGTATCAAGGAGAAATTGTCGAGACGGGAGACATCCGTAGCATTGTCACCACCCCTCAACATCCTTACACGAAAGGATTACTCGCTTGTCGTCCTCGTTTAGACCAAACCTTAACTTATCTTCCCACCGTTTCCGATTTTCTCACCGCAGAAGGACAAGTTAAAGTCAATCATCCCACCCCACAGTCAACTGATTCTGTCACCAAAGTAGAACCAGAAGAAGATAGCAGTGTTGCCAGTGCGCCTTTACTCACAGTACAAAATTTACAAGTAGGGTTTCCTTTACGAGGAATTTTTGGGCAAGCGAAACGATATTTTATGGCAGTGAATGGGGTTTCTTTTACGGTGTATCGTGGGGAAACCTTGGGGCTAGTTGGCGAGTCGGGTTGTGGTAAATCAACTTTGGCACGAACGATTTTAAGATTGATTTCTCCCCGACAAGGACAGATATTTTTTAATGGGGAAAATATCACCCATTGGCAAGGAAAACAATTGCGTCGTCTGCGTCGTCAGATGCAAATTGTGTTTCAAAATCCCTATAATTCTCTTAATCCTCGTCTCACCATTGGTAAAACCATTCTCGAACCTTTAACCATTCATAAGCGATATAAAACCACTCGTCAACGTAAAGAAAGAGTGGTGTATCTTTTAGAAAGAGTGGGATTAAGTGCCAAAGATATAAATCGCTATCCCCATGAGTTTTCAGGAGGACAACGCCAGCGCATTTGTATTGCTCGCGCTTTGGCTTTAAATCCTCAGTTTATTTTATGTGATGAGTCGGTTTCGGCGTTGGATGTTTCTGTCCAAGCACAAGTTTTAAATCTGTTGAAGGAGTTACAAAAAGAGTTTGGGTTAACTTATATTTTTATTTCCCATGATTTGAGCGTGGTGAAATTTATCAGCGATCGAGTTATGGTAATGAATCAAGGTAAAATTGAAGAAATAGACAGTGCTGAAAGCATTTATCAAACGCCAAAAACTGCTTATACTCGCCAGCTAATTGATGCCATTCCTACCATTGAAAAACAATTTTCCTTAAGATAG
- the ctaD gene encoding cytochrome c oxidase subunit I, with protein sequence MTTPVATPQAKEHIEEKRTWTDYFTFSTDHKVIGIQYLVTSFIFYLIGGALAAAVRTELATPESDFVSPEVYNQLFTVHGTVMIFLWIVPAGAGFANYLIPLMIGAKDMAFPKLNAVAFWMIPPGGLLLMASFFVGAPQAGWTSYPPLSLMTGKAGEEIWILSILILGTSSILGAMNFAATILKMRMPEMGLFDMPLFCWSMLATGAMVLVSTPVLAAALILLSFDLIAGTAFFNPTGGGDPIVYQHMFWFYSHPAVYIMILPFFGVISEVLPVHSRKPIFGYRAIAFSSLAISFLGLIVWAHHMFSSGTPGWLRMFFMATTMIIAVPTGIKVFGWCATIWGGKIRLNSAMLFGMGFVSAFLIGGLSGVMIASVPFDIHVHDTYFIVAHLHYVLFGGSVLGLFSAIYHWYPKMTGKYLNETWGKIHFGLTFVGLNLTFLPMHQLGLQGMNRRIAIYDPEYQFLNMICTAGSYILAVSTFPFIVNLILSVFKGKEAGANPWKALTLEWQTSSPPIIENFEEEPVLWSGPYDYGIDVSEEDERSVQELLSEVKADMS encoded by the coding sequence ATGACCACTCCCGTAGCAACTCCTCAAGCAAAAGAACACATTGAGGAAAAACGAACTTGGACCGATTATTTCACCTTCAGCACCGACCATAAAGTGATCGGGATTCAATATCTCGTCACCTCCTTTATTTTCTATCTCATCGGGGGGGCATTAGCCGCCGCCGTTCGTACCGAGTTAGCAACCCCCGAATCAGACTTTGTTAGTCCAGAAGTGTATAACCAACTGTTTACCGTTCATGGTACGGTGATGATTTTTCTCTGGATTGTTCCCGCCGGGGCTGGTTTTGCCAACTATTTAATTCCTTTGATGATTGGCGCGAAGGATATGGCATTTCCGAAACTGAATGCGGTGGCGTTTTGGATGATTCCGCCAGGTGGCTTACTGTTAATGGCGAGTTTCTTTGTCGGCGCCCCACAAGCGGGTTGGACTTCTTATCCTCCCCTCAGTTTGATGACGGGAAAAGCTGGGGAAGAAATTTGGATTCTCAGCATTTTGATTTTAGGAACTTCCTCGATTTTAGGGGCGATGAACTTTGCTGCCACCATCCTCAAAATGCGGATGCCAGAAATGGGTTTGTTTGATATGCCCTTATTTTGCTGGTCAATGTTGGCAACTGGGGCGATGGTTTTAGTCAGTACCCCCGTTTTAGCAGCGGCTTTGATTCTGTTGTCTTTTGATTTGATTGCTGGCACTGCCTTTTTTAATCCCACTGGTGGCGGTGATCCGATCGTTTATCAACATATGTTCTGGTTTTACTCCCATCCCGCAGTTTATATTATGATTCTGCCGTTTTTTGGAGTAATTTCAGAAGTTCTGCCCGTTCACTCCCGTAAACCGATTTTTGGCTACCGCGCGATCGCATTTTCCAGTCTTGCCATTAGTTTCCTCGGTTTAATCGTCTGGGCCCACCATATGTTTAGCAGTGGAACACCTGGCTGGTTACGGATGTTCTTTATGGCAACCACCATGATCATCGCCGTTCCCACGGGAATTAAAGTCTTTGGCTGGTGTGCCACCATTTGGGGCGGAAAAATCCGTCTCAATAGCGCCATGTTATTCGGTATGGGATTTGTTTCTGCGTTCCTCATTGGGGGCTTAAGTGGGGTGATGATTGCCTCTGTTCCCTTTGATATCCACGTTCACGACACCTATTTCATTGTTGCCCACCTCCACTATGTTCTCTTTGGCGGTAGCGTGTTAGGACTATTTTCCGCGATTTATCACTGGTATCCGAAAATGACTGGAAAATACCTCAATGAAACCTGGGGAAAAATCCATTTTGGACTTACCTTTGTTGGTTTAAATCTGACCTTCCTTCCGATGCACCAGTTAGGATTACAAGGAATGAACCGACGCATTGCCATTTATGATCCCGAATATCAATTCCTGAATATGATTTGCACGGCTGGGTCATATATTTTGGCAGTTTCCACATTTCCCTTTATTGTGAATTTAATTTTGTCAGTATTTAAAGGGAAAGAAGCTGGGGCGAATCCTTGGAAAGCCTTGACTTTAGAATGGCAAACCAGTTCTCCTCCCATCATTGAAAACTTTGAGGAAGAACCAGTCTTATGGTCAGGTCCCTATGACTATGGGATTGATGTCTCAGAAGAGGACGAACGATCGGTACAAGAATTATTGTCGGAAGTCAAAGCAGACATGAGTTAG
- a CDS encoding DUF3493 domain-containing protein, which produces MTNSPKPPGKKFSTEKYKRLQAEANAPYRGLRKTIYVVFAASGLMGAFVMLSKLAAGTNIGETLPNLGLQVGIVALMVWLFRLDQDKKEK; this is translated from the coding sequence ATGACTAATTCTCCGAAACCTCCAGGCAAGAAGTTCTCCACCGAAAAATATAAACGATTACAAGCCGAAGCAAATGCTCCCTATCGGGGGCTACGAAAAACGATTTATGTTGTGTTTGCGGCTTCAGGGTTAATGGGGGCGTTTGTGATGCTCTCAAAATTAGCTGCCGGAACTAACATTGGAGAAACGTTACCAAATCTTGGGTTACAAGTGGGAATTGTAGCGTTGATGGTGTGGCTGTTTCGTTTAGATCAAGATAAAAAGGAGAAATAG
- a CDS encoding NnrU family protein produces the protein MNQEHWLTTSHWVMLGLLFGFAIAHSGLAALRPWGEKWLGARLYRVGFALVSIPFAVILIVYFFNHRYDGLQLWQVQAQQGVFSLVWILSAISFLFLYPATFNLLEIAAIEKPQVHLYETGIMRVTRHPQMVGQVIWCIAHTLWLGTSFTLVTSIGLVAHHLFAVWHGDRRLQSRYGEAFTEAKERTSVIPFLAIIQGRQTLKWQEFLRPAYVGVAGFTYLLWWAHPWLMQVTAQVNF, from the coding sequence ATGAATCAGGAACATTGGTTAACCACAAGTCATTGGGTAATGTTAGGACTACTTTTCGGTTTCGCCATTGCTCATAGTGGCTTGGCGGCTTTACGTCCTTGGGGGGAAAAATGGCTGGGAGCGCGTTTATATCGGGTTGGCTTTGCGTTGGTGAGTATTCCCTTCGCGGTGATTTTGATTGTTTACTTTTTTAATCATCGTTATGATGGCTTGCAATTATGGCAAGTACAAGCTCAACAAGGGGTTTTCTCTCTGGTTTGGATACTTTCGGCGATCTCGTTTCTCTTTCTGTATCCAGCCACTTTTAATTTATTAGAAATCGCCGCGATCGAAAAGCCACAAGTCCACCTTTACGAAACAGGAATAATGCGTGTTACTCGTCATCCGCAAATGGTGGGACAAGTCATTTGGTGTATTGCTCATACCTTATGGCTGGGAACATCCTTTACTCTTGTCACTTCGATCGGGCTAGTGGCTCACCATTTATTTGCGGTTTGGCACGGCGATCGACGCTTACAATCTCGTTATGGAGAAGCCTTCACCGAAGCCAAAGAGCGCACTTCAGTAATTCCCTTTCTCGCGATTATTCAAGGTCGTCAAACCTTAAAATGGCAAGAGTTTCTCCGTCCCGCTTATGTGGGAGTAGCAGGATTTACCTACTTATTATGGTGGGCGCATCCTTGGCTAATGCAAGTAACAGCGCAAGTGAATTTCTAA
- a CDS encoding COX15/CtaA family protein has protein sequence MTESVIYQKNQSSSAQFSAKQRVRRLIWKIALATFILMAIGSATRVMDAGLACPDWPLCYGQFVPSQQMNLQVFLEWFHRLDAAIIGLTTIGLVVLCVWYHKELPRWLPWTALLALMLVIGQGMLGALTVTELLRFDIVTAHLGTALLFFCLLIGMGTALLPYEGTTTAEKLTWLGGMAAALVYLQSLLGGLIASRWAVHQCYTGFELCSVMNTHLLGVIPATLATLAVVIFSWRTPALHPALRKLANVSGGLLFLQILVGFATFHLHLQVEPLTVTHQAVGAALLGGLVAYTVLAVRDRSIPSSSV, from the coding sequence ATGACGGAATCAGTTATTTACCAGAAAAATCAGTCTTCCTCCGCACAATTTTCCGCTAAACAACGGGTAAGACGGTTAATTTGGAAAATTGCTCTGGCTACCTTTATTTTAATGGCGATCGGAAGCGCGACTCGTGTCATGGATGCGGGGTTAGCTTGTCCAGATTGGCCCCTGTGTTATGGTCAGTTTGTGCCGTCGCAGCAAATGAATTTACAGGTGTTTCTAGAGTGGTTTCACCGTCTGGATGCCGCAATCATTGGCTTAACGACGATCGGGTTGGTGGTTTTGTGTGTTTGGTATCATAAAGAACTGCCACGCTGGTTGCCTTGGACTGCTTTACTGGCTTTAATGCTGGTCATCGGTCAAGGGATGTTAGGGGCGCTGACGGTGACAGAGTTACTGCGTTTCGATATTGTTACCGCGCATTTAGGAACGGCTTTACTCTTTTTCTGTTTACTCATTGGGATGGGAACGGCTTTGCTTCCCTATGAAGGAACAACCACTGCGGAAAAATTGACTTGGTTGGGTGGGATGGCGGCGGCTTTGGTCTATTTACAAAGTTTGTTGGGAGGATTAATTGCCTCTCGTTGGGCGGTACATCAGTGTTACACGGGTTTTGAGTTGTGTTCGGTGATGAATACTCACTTACTCGGAGTGATTCCTGCAACATTAGCCACCTTAGCGGTGGTGATCTTTTCTTGGCGAACTCCCGCCCTTCATCCCGCACTTCGCAAACTGGCGAATGTGTCGGGAGGACTTCTTTTTCTCCAGATTTTGGTGGGGTTTGCAACGTTTCATCTTCATCTCCAAGTTGAACCCCTGACTGTGACTCATCAAGCAGTGGGGGCTGCCTTATTAGGAGGATTAGTCGCTTATACTGTTTTAGCAGTGCGCGATCGATCGATTCCTTCCTCTTCGGTTTAG
- a CDS encoding cytochrome c oxidase subunit 3: MQGSTVDQSQALNYTESVNTDHEEHPDLRMFGVVLFLIAESMIFLGLFAAYLIYASVIPEWPPKGTPELELLLPGINSIILISSSFVMHRGQSAIKKNDVSGLQFWFGLTALMGAIFLGGQLYEYSNLEFGLTTNLFTSCFYVLTGFHGLHVTVGLLLILFVLQRSTRKNHYTSEEHFGVEAAELYWHFVDVVWVILFGLVYLL, translated from the coding sequence ATGCAAGGTTCAACAGTTGATCAGTCACAAGCACTTAATTACACAGAAAGCGTCAATACTGACCATGAAGAACATCCTGATTTACGGATGTTTGGCGTGGTTCTTTTCTTGATTGCAGAAAGCATGATTTTTTTGGGATTATTTGCCGCTTATCTCATTTATGCTTCTGTTATTCCTGAATGGCCGCCAAAAGGAACGCCAGAGTTAGAGTTATTGCTACCTGGTATTAACTCGATTATTCTGATTTCTAGTAGCTTTGTGATGCACAGAGGACAAAGTGCCATTAAAAAGAATGATGTATCTGGGTTACAGTTTTGGTTCGGCTTAACTGCTTTAATGGGCGCAATTTTCCTCGGCGGACAACTTTATGAGTATAGTAATCTGGAGTTTGGTTTAACGACGAATTTATTTACCAGTTGTTTCTATGTTCTCACTGGGTTTCACGGGTTGCACGTGACGGTAGGATTATTATTGATTTTATTTGTTTTGCAACGATCGACGCGCAAAAATCACTATACCAGCGAAGAACATTTTGGGGTAGAAGCTGCCGAACTTTACTGGCATTTTGTTGATGTAGTTTGGGTGATTCTATTCGGTTTAGTTTATTTGTTGTAA
- a CDS encoding rhomboid family intramembrane serine protease, whose translation MDLNTVLHFLVTISCCSIGLRTLISRNNWGWLLVALGILIIMGTSHYFLPQQSGLIGGIFWLIFILIPIIGLGQVNRLVYQEHFGKARGIAIILSWLHPGDGWQKQPQFLKVLALIQKGEIETANTILNRDLNHPNYGFHHTAKALQFRIEANWNDCLSWLQKEIPDSVLWRSPTLATLYLRSLGEVGDLNGLVGIFQARQNQIKNLGSSIPINLARLYVFAFLGEVREVKKLLGSTLKVYPQNLQMFWLATAQMALGNRQEGKNLLLKIREKDIALENAIVHRLSNRLAKVNQTLNPEYLPLINIIKTDLNQEINYGSAVSITPSKANLTYSLMLINVLVFILEITQGGSQNLETLARLGAAIPKEIVSGEPWRVFTANFLHFGYIHLISNMLGLWILSPYVEFYLGWFRYLIVYFFSGIGAISLFAALAIFTGREDDLLVGSSAAIMGLMGATFMILWRGWRQEKSKLAQEKLQLVTIIILLQVGFDFSVANVSFLGHFFGLILGIISTFMILLIGQKNN comes from the coding sequence ATGGATTTAAATACAGTTTTACACTTTTTAGTTACGATTTCTTGTTGCTCGATCGGGCTACGCACCTTAATTTCTCGTAATAACTGGGGATGGTTACTGGTTGCTCTAGGAATCTTAATCATCATGGGAACTTCCCATTATTTTCTTCCGCAACAATCTGGTTTAATTGGCGGAATTTTCTGGTTAATTTTTATTCTCATTCCAATTATTGGTTTAGGACAAGTTAATCGGTTAGTTTATCAAGAACATTTTGGAAAAGCACGAGGAATCGCGATCATTTTGTCTTGGCTACATCCTGGAGACGGTTGGCAAAAACAACCCCAGTTTTTAAAAGTTTTAGCCTTAATCCAAAAAGGAGAAATTGAAACCGCAAATACGATCTTAAATCGAGACTTAAATCATCCCAATTATGGTTTTCATCATACCGCAAAAGCGCTTCAATTTCGGATAGAAGCCAACTGGAATGATTGTTTATCTTGGTTACAGAAAGAGATTCCAGACTCGGTATTGTGGAGAAGTCCAACTTTAGCAACACTCTATTTAAGATCATTAGGAGAAGTCGGTGATCTCAATGGTTTAGTTGGGATATTCCAGGCGCGTCAAAATCAAATTAAAAACTTAGGTAGTTCGATTCCTATTAACTTAGCTCGTCTCTATGTCTTTGCGTTTTTAGGAGAAGTTAGGGAAGTTAAAAAACTCTTGGGTTCGACTTTAAAAGTTTATCCCCAAAATCTGCAAATGTTTTGGTTAGCAACCGCACAAATGGCGTTAGGAAATCGCCAAGAAGGGAAAAACTTATTATTAAAAATTCGCGAGAAAGATATCGCATTAGAAAATGCGATCGTCCACCGACTTTCTAACCGTCTTGCTAAGGTTAATCAGACTCTAAATCCTGAATACTTACCGCTTATTAATATAATTAAAACTGACTTAAATCAAGAGATAAACTATGGCAGCGCCGTTAGTATTACTCCCAGTAAAGCCAACTTGACTTATAGTTTAATGTTGATCAATGTATTAGTCTTTATTCTGGAAATTACACAAGGAGGAAGCCAAAATTTAGAAACTCTTGCGCGTTTAGGGGCGGCGATTCCGAAAGAAATTGTTTCTGGAGAACCTTGGCGCGTTTTTACAGCCAATTTCCTTCATTTTGGCTATATTCATTTGATTAGTAATATGTTGGGATTATGGATACTAAGTCCTTATGTCGAATTTTATTTAGGATGGTTTCGTTATTTAATTGTTTATTTTTTTAGTGGAATCGGTGCAATTTCTTTATTTGCAGCTTTGGCTATTTTTACAGGACGAGAAGATGATTTGTTAGTTGGTTCTTCGGCTGCTATTATGGGTTTAATGGGAGCAACATTTATGATTTTATGGCGAGGATGGCGACAAGAAAAATCGAAACTAGCACAGGAAAAGTTACAGTTGGTGACGATTATTATTTTGTTACAAGTGGGGTTTGATTTTAGTGTTGCTAATGTCAGTTTCTTGGGACATTTCTTTGGTTTAATTTTAGGAATTATTTCGACGTTTATGATTTTGTTAATCGGTCAAAAAAACAATTAA
- a CDS encoding ABC transporter permease, with amino-acid sequence MILLNNLLAIFRRELSSYFTSPLAYLITTVFWLISGFFFVSILLGPEGIIQQVSQREQMGIPAPPIDVVYQFIKFYFGFLGSLVLFILPALSMGLYTEERKRGTLELLATSPLTNWVIALGKLLGVITFFTVMIIPILGYEIYIFNAASPPVPPAVPLLAHGALILLAAAILSLGMFISSLTDSTIFAAIITFALVLFLWVTDLIANRVTGVWGEILEHISLISNYDILVQGILDTNSLVVFASYILLGLFLTAQSIELLRGN; translated from the coding sequence ATGATTCTTTTAAACAATCTCCTTGCCATTTTCCGTCGAGAATTAAGTAGTTATTTCACCTCTCCACTTGCCTATTTAATCACCACTGTATTCTGGTTAATTTCTGGCTTTTTCTTCGTTTCCATTTTATTAGGACCCGAAGGAATCATTCAACAAGTCAGTCAACGAGAACAAATGGGTATTCCCGCCCCTCCCATTGATGTCGTTTATCAATTCATCAAATTTTATTTTGGTTTTTTGGGGTCACTGGTTTTATTTATCCTCCCTGCCCTCTCGATGGGATTATACACCGAAGAAAGGAAGCGAGGAACATTAGAACTTCTCGCCACTTCTCCCCTTACAAATTGGGTCATTGCATTAGGAAAACTCTTAGGAGTGATCACGTTTTTCACCGTGATGATCATCCCCATTTTGGGCTATGAAATCTATATTTTTAATGCTGCTAGTCCCCCTGTTCCTCCTGCTGTTCCTTTACTCGCCCATGGGGCTTTAATTTTATTAGCTGCTGCCATCCTGTCTCTAGGAATGTTTATCTCTTCTTTAACAGATAGTACAATTTTTGCCGCGATTATTACTTTTGCTTTGGTCTTATTTTTATGGGTAACTGATCTAATCGCCAACCGCGTTACAGGAGTCTGGGGAGAAATCTTAGAACATATTTCTTTGATTTCTAATTATGACATTTTAGTACAAGGAATTTTAGATACAAATAGCCTTGTTGTTTTTGCCAGTTATATTTTACTGGGTTTATTTCTAACGGCACAATCCATTGAACTGTTACGAGGGAATTAG